Proteins from a single region of Peptostreptococcaceae bacterium:
- the rpoB gene encoding DNA-directed RNA polymerase subunit beta: MPHFEKVGKKERLFFSKIKEVVDMPNLIEIQKQSYKWFLEEGLMEAFKNISPIQDYTGNLILEFVDYYLDGDTKYGEEESKERDVTYSVPLKAKVRFINKETGEIKEQEVFLGDFPLMTEKGTFIINGAERVIVSQLVRSPGPYYNKKIDKSGNDLFSTTVIPNRGAWLEYETDSNGIVSVRIDRTRKLPITVLIRALGYETNEKILAFFDETESILNSLDKDVTTNQDEALLEIYRKLRPGEPPVVENAKSLIDSLFFDPKRYDLAKVGRYKFNKKLGIFDRIAQRIAAETIVDPSTGEILAEQGEEITVERAKDIEDSGIKIVKVYGDDGEFVVKVIGNNFVRIDKYVDAEILKGIKIAEKVHYPVLKELLEAYSDPEELKKAILSEVDRLVPMHIIIDDIFATASYIFNLPYGVGDVDDIDHLGNRRLRSVGELLQNQFRIGLSRMERVVKERMTIQDMDAITPQALINIRPVAAAVKEFFGSSQLSQFMDQTNPLAELTHKRRLSALGPGGLSRERAGFEVRDVHHSHYGRMCPIETPEGPNIGLINSLASFARVNQYGFIETPYRRVNKKTGIVTENIDHLTADEEEKFVVAQANEPLENGLFVNAKVAARGKGGEISLFARNRVDYMDVSPKQVVSVATAMIPFLENDDANRALMGSNMQRQAVPLVKPEAPIIGTGMEYKAARDSGVTVTAKNDGIIEKVSADEIVIKKDSDGRREIHKLLKFKRSNQGTCINQKPLVRKGDEIKAGEIIADGPSTDQGEIALGKNLMIGFMTWEGYNYEDAILLSEKLVSYDVLSSIHIEEHESEARDTKLGPEEITRDIPNVGEDALKNLDDRGIIRTGAEVESGDILVGKVTPKGETELTAEERLLRAIFGEKAREVRDTSLKVPHGESGIVVDVKVFTRANGDELSPGVNELVRVYIAKKRKISVGDKMAGRHGNKGVVSRILPEEDMPFMEDGTPLQVVLNPLGVPSRMNIGQVLEVHLGYVAKYLGWEIATPVFDGAHEDDILKLLREHNLSDDGKFQLRDGRTGEEFDNRVTVGYMYMLKLHHLVDDKIHARSTGPYSLVTQQPLGGKAQFGGQRFGEMEVWALEAYGAAYTLQEILTVKSDDVVGRVKTYEAIVKGENIPEPGIPESFKVLIKELQSLCLDIKILKEEEGEVELIENMDDEVSEGIEGLIGSGQKNLNDKAPEGIIIEELSENDEETDIDPEVNIEIATDTDLEK, from the coding sequence ATGCCGCATTTTGAGAAGGTCGGGAAGAAAGAAAGATTGTTCTTTTCTAAAATCAAAGAAGTAGTTGATATGCCGAACTTGATTGAGATTCAGAAGCAATCGTACAAGTGGTTTCTTGAAGAGGGTCTTATGGAGGCATTCAAGAACATATCTCCTATTCAGGACTACACAGGCAATCTGATTTTGGAATTTGTCGATTACTATTTGGACGGAGATACCAAATACGGCGAAGAAGAATCCAAGGAAAGGGATGTTACTTATTCTGTTCCGTTGAAGGCTAAAGTCCGTTTCATCAACAAGGAAACCGGCGAAATAAAGGAGCAGGAAGTTTTTCTTGGAGATTTCCCTTTGATGACAGAAAAGGGAACATTTATAATAAATGGAGCTGAGCGTGTAATAGTCAGTCAGCTGGTCAGGTCTCCCGGCCCATATTACAACAAAAAAATTGACAAATCCGGCAACGATCTTTTTTCGACGACTGTTATTCCAAACAGAGGAGCATGGCTTGAGTATGAAACAGATTCCAATGGAATTGTTTCTGTCAGAATTGACAGAACAAGAAAATTGCCGATAACAGTATTGATTCGCGCATTAGGCTATGAAACGAATGAAAAGATATTGGCATTTTTTGACGAGACCGAAAGCATTTTAAATTCTTTGGATAAAGATGTAACAACAAATCAGGATGAAGCCTTGCTTGAAATCTACAGGAAGCTAAGACCGGGTGAACCGCCTGTTGTTGAAAATGCTAAAAGTCTGATTGATTCGTTGTTTTTCGATCCGAAGCGTTATGACCTGGCCAAGGTCGGAAGATACAAATTCAACAAGAAATTGGGAATTTTCGATCGAATAGCGCAAAGGATTGCGGCTGAAACCATAGTAGATCCTTCAACCGGTGAAATTCTTGCAGAACAAGGTGAGGAAATAACCGTTGAAAGAGCGAAAGACATAGAGGATTCCGGAATAAAAATCGTCAAGGTTTATGGAGATGACGGAGAGTTTGTTGTAAAGGTAATAGGAAACAACTTCGTAAGAATAGACAAGTATGTGGATGCAGAAATACTCAAGGGTATAAAGATTGCCGAAAAAGTACATTATCCCGTACTCAAGGAATTGCTGGAGGCTTATTCCGATCCCGAGGAACTGAAAAAAGCGATTCTAAGTGAAGTTGACCGGCTTGTTCCAATGCATATAATAATTGACGATATCTTCGCAACAGCAAGCTACATATTCAATTTGCCGTATGGCGTTGGAGATGTAGATGACATAGACCATTTGGGTAACAGAAGACTCAGGTCCGTTGGCGAACTGCTTCAGAACCAGTTTAGAATCGGACTTTCAAGAATGGAACGTGTTGTAAAGGAACGCATGACAATACAGGATATGGATGCGATTACACCGCAGGCCCTAATAAACATAAGACCGGTTGCCGCCGCTGTGAAAGAGTTCTTCGGTAGTAGTCAGTTGTCTCAGTTTATGGACCAGACCAATCCATTGGCTGAATTGACACATAAGAGAAGACTGTCGGCACTTGGACCGGGAGGTCTTTCCAGAGAACGCGCAGGATTTGAAGTCAGAGACGTTCATCATTCGCACTATGGAAGAATGTGCCCGATTGAAACGCCTGAGGGTCCTAATATTGGACTAATCAACAGTCTTGCAAGCTTTGCTCGCGTCAATCAATATGGGTTTATTGAAACCCCTTATAGAAGAGTAAATAAGAAAACTGGTATAGTTACCGAAAACATAGATCACCTGACAGCCGATGAAGAAGAGAAATTTGTAGTTGCGCAGGCAAACGAACCACTTGAAAACGGTTTGTTTGTAAATGCAAAAGTTGCAGCCAGGGGAAAAGGCGGAGAAATCAGCCTGTTTGCCAGGAATCGAGTGGATTACATGGATGTATCGCCCAAGCAGGTGGTTTCTGTTGCTACGGCCATGATACCTTTCCTTGAAAATGATGATGCGAATAGGGCCCTGATGGGTTCTAACATGCAACGTCAGGCGGTGCCGCTTGTAAAACCGGAAGCGCCTATCATCGGTACTGGAATGGAATATAAGGCAGCAAGGGATTCTGGCGTTACCGTAACTGCGAAAAATGACGGAATCATAGAAAAAGTAAGTGCAGATGAAATTGTCATCAAAAAAGATTCCGATGGAAGGCGAGAGATACACAAGCTGCTGAAATTCAAGCGTTCAAACCAAGGAACATGCATAAATCAGAAGCCGCTTGTAAGAAAAGGCGACGAAATCAAGGCTGGCGAGATTATAGCCGACGGACCGTCAACGGACCAAGGGGAAATCGCACTTGGCAAGAACCTAATGATTGGTTTCATGACATGGGAAGGGTACAATTACGAGGATGCCATTCTACTCAGTGAAAAACTTGTAAGCTATGATGTACTGTCGTCAATCCACATAGAGGAACATGAATCGGAAGCCAGGGACACCAAGCTTGGACCTGAAGAAATAACAAGAGACATACCGAATGTCGGTGAAGACGCTCTTAAAAATCTTGACGACCGAGGAATCATAAGGACAGGAGCCGAGGTTGAGTCGGGAGATATATTGGTTGGGAAGGTTACACCGAAAGGAGAAACCGAACTCACAGCCGAAGAAAGGCTACTTAGAGCTATTTTCGGAGAGAAAGCTAGAGAGGTTAGAGACACCTCGCTTAAGGTTCCACATGGTGAATCGGGAATCGTTGTAGATGTGAAAGTGTTTACAAGAGCCAACGGAGATGAATTGTCTCCTGGAGTCAACGAACTTGTCAGGGTTTATATTGCCAAGAAGCGAAAGATAAGCGTTGGTGATAAAATGGCAGGAAGACATGGCAACAAGGGTGTAGTCTCGAGAATTTTGCCAGAGGAAGATATGCCGTTTATGGAAGACGGAACACCGCTTCAGGTTGTTCTTAATCCATTGGGGGTTCCTTCAAGGATGAACATAGGGCAGGTTCTTGAAGTACATCTTGGATATGTAGCAAAATATCTCGGATGGGAGATCGCCACACCCGTATTTGACGGTGCTCATGAGGATGACATACTGAAGCTTCTCAGAGAACATAATTTGTCGGATGATGGCAAATTCCAATTAAGAGATGGAAGAACCGGAGAAGAGTTTGACAACAGAGTAACAGTTGGATATATGTATATGCTTAAGCTTCACCACTTGGTTGATGATAAAATACATGCAAGAAGTACAGGACCTTATTCGCTGGTTACGCAGCAACCACTTGGAGGCAAGGCGCAGTTCGGAGGACAAAGATTTGGAGAGATGGAGGTCTGGGCACTTGAGGCCTACGGAGCTGCTTACACGCTTCAAGAAATATTGACGGTCAAGTCTGACGATGTTGTCGGAAGAGTCAAGACATATGAAGCCATTGTAAAAGGGGAAAACATACCTGAACCCGGTATTCCGGAATCATTTAAGGTTCTCATTAAGGAATTGCAAAGCTTGTGCCTTGACATAAAAATTCTCAAGGAAGAAGAAGGGGAAGTTGAACTGATAGAAAATATGGACGATGAAGTTTCAGAAGGCATCGAAGGGCTTATTGGCAGTGGACAGAAAAATTTAAATGATAAAGCGCCTGAAGGCATAATCATTGAAGAATTGTCTGAAAATGATGAAGAAACGGATATTGATCCAGAAGTAAATATAGAAATAGCAACAGATACTGATTTGGAAAAATAA
- the rplL gene encoding 50S ribosomal protein L7/L12 yields the protein MTKEQIIEAIKEMTVMEINELVSACEEEFGVSAAAPVAVAGAVAVEEAEEKTEFDVFMSSFGANKIKVIKAIREVTGLGLKEAKAVVDGAPCVVKEAATKDEADAMKEKLEEAGAEIELK from the coding sequence ATGACAAAAGAGCAAATAATTGAAGCAATCAAAGAAATGACAGTCATGGAAATAAACGAATTGGTTTCTGCTTGTGAAGAAGAGTTTGGAGTATCTGCGGCAGCACCTGTTGCTGTAGCTGGAGCAGTAGCAGTTGAAGAAGCTGAAGAAAAAACTGAGTTCGACGTATTCATGAGCAGCTTCGGAGCAAACAAAATTAAAGTCATCAAAGCAATCCGCGAAGTTACAGGATTGGGACTTAAAGAAGCAAAAGCTGTCGTTGACGGCGCTCCTTGCGTAGTTAAGGAAGCTGCTACAAAAGATGAAGCTGATGCAATGAAAGAAAAATTGGAAGAGGCAGGAGCCGAAATCGAGCTTAAGTAA
- a CDS encoding 50S ribosomal protein L10 — MSKNFDKKKKAVQEIKEKFNKAQAAVLVNYRGLNVEEVTELRKQFREAGAEYKIYKNNLVKIAIEGTDFESLSDDLKGPNAIAFGFDDPIVPAKLVQEFAKKHKLLELKSAVVEGQYCDFEKLSSIANIPSREVLIAKFMGSIKSPISNFVYMAKAIADKKNEENAEA, encoded by the coding sequence ATGTCCAAGAATTTTGATAAAAAGAAAAAAGCAGTCCAAGAAATAAAGGAAAAATTCAACAAAGCTCAAGCTGCTGTTCTTGTTAATTACAGAGGGCTTAATGTTGAGGAAGTAACGGAACTGCGAAAGCAATTTCGTGAAGCCGGCGCTGAATACAAGATTTACAAGAATAATCTTGTAAAAATAGCCATAGAAGGAACTGATTTCGAATCGTTGTCGGATGACCTTAAAGGGCCAAACGCTATAGCCTTTGGATTCGACGATCCGATTGTTCCAGCGAAGCTGGTGCAGGAATTTGCAAAGAAACACAAATTGCTTGAACTTAAATCAGCGGTTGTAGAAGGTCAATACTGTGATTTTGAAAAATTAAGCAGCATTGCGAACATACCGTCAAGAGAAGTTTTGATCGCCAAATTTATGGGAAGCATCAAATCGCCTATTAGCAATTTTGTTTATATGGCTAAGGCGATAGCTGACAAGAAAAACGAAGAAAACGCGGAAGCGTAA